The Vicia villosa cultivar HV-30 ecotype Madison, WI unplaced genomic scaffold, Vvil1.0 ctg.002564F_1_1, whole genome shotgun sequence genome includes a window with the following:
- the LOC131639224 gene encoding F-box/FBD/LRR-repeat protein At4g00160-like, translated as MAPFPCYSNSTSSPHMTSSHQPIPTADRISGLPDSTLCHVLSFLSTKHAATTSVLSKRWKPLWLSVFTLDFDETAFRFSPSRIFSAMHSTLHQRDIALPIHSFRFIYHQYSLCYQNDINLFIEFVRDRGVQNFTLNLIVPVCGPPSIELPRSILNCETLEVLKLKGIKIGDISHMQDLPLPKLKTLHLEDVLFECNQQLYNLLLRCPLLQDFESKHSINIGDNKNLHLLETYEALPNLIKAKLNDDLIRCPLSMLRNTIILCVDMSKRLCFFGNLVLLRTIPTFQRMTHLELNFKDIDWFDRCIWLLAILKQSPKLQILIIQDTGVLEERNGICWKDPQIAPKCLSSELKSCCFSGYRGTGWDFKFAKYIIENSKVLNTLTIHSKCSIGMNKDQMLDDLSSCTRASTTCKLLFD; from the exons ATGGCTCCTTTCCCCTGCTACTCCAATTCCACTTCCTCGCCGCATATGACGTCTTCACATCAACCCATTCCAACGGCTGATAGAATCAGCGGCTTGCCGGATTCAACTCTCTGTCATGTACTCTCTTTTCTGTCAACCAAACATGCTGCAACCACAAGTGTGCTCTCAAAGAGATGGAAACCTCTATGGCTCTCTGTCTTCACCCTTGATTTCGACGAAACAGCCTTCAGATTTTCACCCTCGAGAATTTTCTCTGCTATGCACTCGACATTGCACCAGCGAGACATCGCCCTACCAATCCATTCGTTTCGCTTCATATATCATCAGTATTCTCTTTGCTACCAAAATGATATCAATCTATTTATTGAGTTCGTCCGAGATAGAGGAGTACAAAATTTCACTCTCAACCTAATCGTTCCAGTTTGCGGTCCACCATCAATTGAATTACCTCGTAGCATTCTCAATTGCGAGACACTAGAAGTTCTTAAGCTGAAAGGCATTAAGATTGGAGATATTTCTCATATGCAGGATTTACCTCTACCCAAGCTTAAAACTCTCCATTTGGAAGACGTACTTTTTGAATGTAATCAACAACTCTACAATCTTTTATTACGATGCCCGCTTCTACAggattttgaatcaaaacacagtATCAATATCGGAGACAATAAAAACCTTCATCTCCTAGAAACTTATGAGGCCTTACCTAATTTGATCAAAGCTAAGTTAAATGATGATCTTATAAGATGTCCGTTGAGTATGCTTCGTAACACAATCATTTTGTGTGTAGATATG AGTAAGCGTTTATGTTTCTTCGGCAATCTTGTCTTGTTACGCACTATTCCCACGTTTCAAAGAATGACTCACTTGGAGCTTAACTTTAAAGATATCGATTGGTTCGACAGATGCATCTGGTTGTTAGCAATACTCAAACAGTCTCCCAAACTTCAAATTCTTATTATTCAG GATACTGGAGTTCTAGAAGAGAGGAATGGCATATGCTGGAAGGATCCCCAAATTGCTCCAAAATGTCTTTCATCAGAACTTAAATCTTGTTGCTTTAGTGGTTACAGAGGCACCGGCTGGGATTTCAAATTTGCAAAATATATAATAGAGAATTCAAAAGTACTCAACACTTTGACAATTCATAGTAAATGTTCCATAGGTATGAATAAGGACCAAATGTTAGATGATTTATCTTCATGCACAAGGGCCTCTACAACATGCAAACTTTTATTTGATTGA